The sequence ACCCAGTACGACGAGACGTTTCTGCCGGTCCACGATCGCCGACCGGATCCGGTCGCGCAGGGCCTCGTCCCGGGTGGACTCGGCGACGACCGCCATCAGGGCGGTACGGGCCTCCGGCCGCCGCAGCAGTTCCGCGAACTGCAGCACCACGCCTTCGATGTCCGCTTCGAGGGAGCCGCGGTCCGGGAGTTCGAGCGCGTCGAAGAGTTCCGCGACGGCGTCCACGACCAGCTCGTTCTTGCCGGCCCAGCGCCGGTAGAGGGTGGTCTTGGCGACCCCCGCGCGGGCGGACACGTCGCCCATCGTCAGCTTCGACCAGCCCAGTTCGACCAGCGCGTCCCGGGTCGCGGCGAGGATCGCGGCGTCCGCGGCGGCGCTGCGGGGACGACCGGTGCGGCCGGGGCTGGGGTTGCGCATGGCCGAGACCATACCCGTCGGTAGCCATACCGGCCGCTGTGGTTCAGATCACGGGCCCGCGAGGGGAGCGGTGGGCCGCCGGGGGAGTTACGCTACGGCTCGTAGCGTAAGAGCGACAACCACGCGAAGAGCTACAGGCGCCAGGTGGGGACCCGGCGCCGTTCAGCATCACGATCGCGACAGTACGGCGGCACGGCCAATTCACGCGATCTTTTTCGTCGGCGCGCGCACACGGGGGAGGATGTACGCATGCAGCCCAGAAACATGTCCATGAGCGGCGTCGTCGACCTCGCCGCGGTGAAGGCGGCCGGCGAGGCCAAGGCCAAGGCCGAGCAGGCCCGCGCCGAAGCGGCGAAGCGGGCCGGCGAGGCCGGCGAGGCGGGTCCGTCCGCCGGTGCCGTGCCGCCGTCGGCGCTCGTCATCGACGTAGACGAGGCCGGTTTCGAACGCGATGTGCTCCAGCTCTCGGCAGAGGTTCCGGTCGTCCTGGACTTCTGGGCCGAGTGGTGCCAGCCGTGCAAGCAGCTCAGCCCGCTGCTGGAACGCCTGATCACCGAGGCCGACGGTCGCCTCGTGCTCGCCAAGATCGACGTCGACGCCAACCAGATGCTCATGCAGCAGTTCCAGATCCAGGGGATCCCGGCCGTCTTCGCCGTGGTCGCCGGTCAGGTCCTGCCGCTGTTCCAGGGCGTGGTCCCGGAGCAGCAGATCCGTGAGACCTTCGCCCAGCTCGTCCAGGTCGCCGAGGAGCGCTTCGGGATCATCGGCATCGAGGTGGACCCGGCCGCGGAGGGCGCCGCTCCGGCCGCCTCGGCCGCGGACGACGAGATCCCGGCCGGCCCGTACGACGCCCTGCTGGAGGCGGCCGTCGTCGCGCTCGACGCCGGTGACCTCGGTGGCGCGGTCCAGGCCTACAAGAACGTGCTCGCGGACGACCCGGGCAACACGGAGGCCGCGTTGGGCCTGGCCCAGGCCGAGCTCCTCGCCCGGGTCCAGCACATGAACCCGCAGGCGGTGCGGGCCGCGGCGGCCGAGAACCCGCGCGACCCGGCGGCGCAGATCGCCGCGGCCGACCTCGACCTGGTCGGCGGCCACGTGGAGGACGCCTTCGGGCGCCTGGTGGACACCGTCCGGGTCACGTTCGGTGAGGACCGGGACGTCGTGCGGCTGCGGCTGCTGGAGCTGTTCGAGGTCATCGGCGCGGACGACCCGCGGGTCTCCGCGGCGCGTACGGCGCTCGCCCGGGTGCTCTTCTAGGCCGGCTCCGGACCGGCTTCGCGGCCGCTCCGGGCCCCTCGACGCGCCCCTCACGGACATCGCCGGGTCACCGGCGATTTGTTGACACGTAGATAAACGGCGGCCGCGCTTTGCCAAAACTTGGCAATCGCGGCCGCTGTTACTCGCAGTAAATCGAACCCTGTGATCTGTCCGGTGTGTTCGTCATTCGACCGTTCTGTCGTGGCCCTGGGTAACACCCTGTGTTGCTGCCCGACGGCGGCGGGTCGTACCTAGGTTATCTGGCCGTTACCCGCCAGTAACGAACCCCCTTGTGCCCCGGCCTGGAATGGACCACGATCGGCGACGCTCGGTCCTTCCCGCAGAGCCGCTCACTCGGAGCCGCGGTGAAGGGTCCCCACCGAGCCGGCCTGTGGCAGTGGCACCGGCCGTGGGACAGGGGGGTCTCCGCCACTCCGGCGGGGCCTGTCCTCCAGGTTGCGCGAACGCGTGGCCCAGTGGTTGTCGCTCGGGGGTGATCGCCGGTGTATCGGACGTGGCTCAGCCGCGGCCCGGCCGCCTGCGCTCCTTCCCGAGGACGTAGCACTTCTCCCATCCCAGGACGGGCACGGCCCGGACCGGAGATGTACGTCCGAGAAGGAGGAACGAAATGAGTTCTCAGGTTCGTGGTGGGACCAGATGGAAGCGCTTCGCGCTCGTCATGGTGCCGAGCATCGCGGCCACGGCCGCGGTCGGTGTGGGTCTGGCGCAGGGTGCCCTTGCGGCGTCCTTCAGCGTCTCCGGCCAGGACTTCAAGGTCTCGGCCGACGAGCTCGTGGGTGAGAACCTCATCCAGTACGGCGGTATCGCCGAGGGTCACGACCTCAAGGGCAACGCCCAGCACCACCCGGTCACCATCTCCGGGTTCAGCAACGCCAAGATCACCAACATGTGCCAGTCCCTGGTCACCCCGACTCCGCTGGGCAACATCACGCTCCAGCTGAAGACCGGTCACAAGGGCACCCCGGCCGAGGCGACCAACATCTACCTGGATGTGGCCGAGCTCGACACCAACGCCGAGTTCACCAACCTGGACATCGGTGTCGCGGTCGGCGACCCGAGCCACAAGACCAAGCCGCAGGCCGGCACGGTCGCCAGCCCGTACGCCTTCTCGCAGCGCGCGGACAAGGCGATCCTGCGGGACGTCAAGCAGAAGGCGTGGGCGACCACGGCGGGCACCTTCAAGCTGCCCAACCTGAAGCTGCGCCTGCTCGGTGGCGACCAGCCGTGCTACCAGGACATCAAGGACTGATCGGTCCCCGTGTCTGACCGGACGGGCGGGTGGTGGCAGCCGTTGCCCCCGCCCGTCCGGGCTCCACAGAGTTCTCACGTACCACCCGTTTCCAGGGAGCTGTTGTCCATGAACCCCCAGGCCCCGGTTTACGTTCGCGCAGAAGACGACGCCTGGCCCACCGTGGCGTACTACCACTTCCATGCCTGGCGTGGCCGCCGTCCCTTCTGGGCCGGGTTGTTCACGCTCCTCGGTGGCTTCCCGATCGCATACTTCCCTTACGCGGACCTCCGGCTGGGCAACGTCAGTCTCGCGATGGCCACCACGGGCGGGGCGGGCGCACTGATCATCGGTGTACTGCTCATCACGCTCGGCCTGGCGCTCTGGTTCCAGGCGACCATCCGCGTCTTCGCCGGCGTGGCTGCGATCCTGCTGGCCCTGGTCTCCATCCCGGTGTCCAACCTCGGCGGCTTCTTCGTCGGCTTCCTCCTCTCCATGGTCGGCGGCGCTCTCGCACTGGCCTGGGCGCCGGGTCAGCCGGTCGAGGAGGGCGAGCAGTCGACGGACGCGCAGCCGATGGTCGAGCGGCAGCCGGGTGTGGTCGGCCTGAGCAAGGCGGAGGCGACGGCGGGCATGGGTGTCCAGGGCATTCCTGGTCCCCATGGGACGGAAACGGCACACGCGAGCGAGACGACTGCCCACGCCGATGGCGGGAGGAACAGTGCGGGGTGACGAGACGCAGCGGGGCGTGGCCCCTGGCGCAGAGTCCCGTGTAGTGAAGGGGCCGCGCCACGCGGCGCCCAGGAAGTCGCTGCTGAACAAGATCCAGATACCCGTCGGCAAGACGATGGCGCTCGCGGCGATGCCGACGGCCGTGTTCGTCGGGATGGGTATGGCGCCGAAGCTTGCGGTGGCCGACGACAAGGAGATCCCCTTCGCGCCCGGCCCGTGTGTGACGCGGTCCGACGAACCCGCGGAGACCGAGTCGAAGTCCCCGTCGCCGACGCCGTCCACGACGCCTTCGCCGAGTACGTCGCCCAGCGCGACGCCCTCTCCGTCGGCGTCCGCGTCCACGAAGGAGAAGGCGAAGCCGAGCACCTCCCCGTCGGCGGCCAAGCCCCCGGTGACGAACGAGAAGGCCGCGGCTCCGGCCCCGGCCACGACGCCGGCTCCGGAACCGACCAAGTCCACCAACCCGCTGGACCCGCTGGGCGTCGGCGACGCGCTCAAGAACCTCGTCGACGAGCTCGGCAGGCCCCTCAAGGACGCGACGGCGAAGGCGACCCCGACGCCCGCGCCCACCCCGTCGGGCGCTGCCACGACGGCCCCGACCCCGGACCCGGCCGCGGACGCGATCCGCGACGCGGCGAAGAAGGCCGGTGTCGACGTCAAGGAGCTGTCCGAGGAGGTCAAGAAGACCGAGAAGGACCCCAAGAACGAGACGGGCGAGGACAAGGCCAAGGACGACGAGGCCAAGGACGACAAGGACGAGGACAAGGCCAAGGACGAGGAGACGAAGGACCCGGACGGGAAGCAGCCCTTCCCGTGCCCGACCTACGACGCCAAGGCCCTGGCCGACGCCGAGCTGGAGCAGGGCGTCCCGCTCCTGCCCGACGAGCCCTGGTACCTCGACAGCTCGCTGCTGACCCTCTACGGCCTGGACTACCACGGCATCGTCGAGGTGAAGACGGCCGGCGGCAAGACCAAGAAGGTCCTGAAGTTCACCGCGGACTCGCTGGACATCAAGGACCTGTACCAGACGGTCGGCAAGTCGGGGAACGTCGCCCACCTGAAGTCGCGTCCGGGCTCCACGTCCAAGATCCGCGGCGGCACGGTGACGATGTACACCGAGAGCCTCAAGGGGAACCTGTTCGGTCTGATCCCGATCGAGTTCACCCCGAACAGCCCGCCGCCCCTGAACGTCCCCTTCGCGTTCTTCACGAACGTCAAGGTCGTCCAGGCCGGCCAGTTCGGCGGCACGCTCACCGTACCGGGCCTGAAGAACTACATCGGCCCGCCGGAGTAGCGGTCCCGCACGGACGAGAGGCCTGCTCCCGACCGGGAGCGGGCCTCAGTCATGCGTGCGGTGCTCAGGGGTCGAACCGGGGCAGGACCTCGGTCTTCATCCCGTACTCGTCGAAGATGCCCACCAGTGCGCGGGTCATCGCTTCCACACCGGGTTCGCGGACGATCACCAGATCCTTGACCTGGAGGTAGGAGCCACCGGCGCACTCACCGGTGGCCGTCCAACTGTCCATGACCCGGGCGACCTCGTCGAGGGTCAGGACCGTGGCACTCCACCGCGTGCCGTCGGGCGCGGTGACGAGCGCGTCGGTGTTCTCCACGGTCAGGGGATCGTCCTCGTCGCCGAGGATGTACGTGATGGAGAACCGGGGTGTCTCCACGATGTGGAGGGGATCGTCAGCCATATCGCTTCTTCAGTGTTGCGATGACGGCCGGCTCGCCGTCCTTGTCGGTCATTCCGACGATATCGAAGACTTCTCCGGCCCGGCGGAAG comes from Streptomyces virginiae and encodes:
- a CDS encoding TetR/AcrR family transcriptional regulator; the encoded protein is MRNPSPGRTGRPRSAAADAAILAATRDALVELGWSKLTMGDVSARAGVAKTTLYRRWAGKNELVVDAVAELFDALELPDRGSLEADIEGVVLQFAELLRRPEARTALMAVVAESTRDEALRDRIRSAIVDRQKRLVVLGRERAQARGELPYEEDETLAGRTTDLIFDVIAGTVVHRALVSSEPVDEVWVATFTALLMHGLRGPAAA
- a CDS encoding tetratricopeptide repeat protein, whose protein sequence is MQPRNMSMSGVVDLAAVKAAGEAKAKAEQARAEAAKRAGEAGEAGPSAGAVPPSALVIDVDEAGFERDVLQLSAEVPVVLDFWAEWCQPCKQLSPLLERLITEADGRLVLAKIDVDANQMLMQQFQIQGIPAVFAVVAGQVLPLFQGVVPEQQIRETFAQLVQVAEERFGIIGIEVDPAAEGAAPAASAADDEIPAGPYDALLEAAVVALDAGDLGGAVQAYKNVLADDPGNTEAALGLAQAELLARVQHMNPQAVRAAAAENPRDPAAQIAAADLDLVGGHVEDAFGRLVDTVRVTFGEDRDVVRLRLLELFEVIGADDPRVSAARTALARVLF
- a CDS encoding DUF6230 family protein, with protein sequence MSSQVRGGTRWKRFALVMVPSIAATAAVGVGLAQGALAASFSVSGQDFKVSADELVGENLIQYGGIAEGHDLKGNAQHHPVTISGFSNAKITNMCQSLVTPTPLGNITLQLKTGHKGTPAEATNIYLDVAELDTNAEFTNLDIGVAVGDPSHKTKPQAGTVASPYAFSQRADKAILRDVKQKAWATTAGTFKLPNLKLRLLGGDQPCYQDIKD
- a CDS encoding DUF6114 domain-containing protein; the protein is MNPQAPVYVRAEDDAWPTVAYYHFHAWRGRRPFWAGLFTLLGGFPIAYFPYADLRLGNVSLAMATTGGAGALIIGVLLITLGLALWFQATIRVFAGVAAILLALVSIPVSNLGGFFVGFLLSMVGGALALAWAPGQPVEEGEQSTDAQPMVERQPGVVGLSKAEATAGMGVQGIPGPHGTETAHASETTAHADGGRNSAG